One window of bacterium genomic DNA carries:
- a CDS encoding nucleotidyl transferase AbiEii/AbiGii toxin family protein, giving the protein MIPRANITAWRAHAPWPSNEQVEQDLVLSRALVTMFT; this is encoded by the coding sequence TTGATTCCGCGCGCGAACATCACCGCATGGCGTGCCCACGCTCCCTGGCCGTCCAACGAGCAAGTCGAGCAGGATCTGGTGCTCTCCCGCGCGCTGGTCACCATGTTCACG